A single Helicobacteraceae bacterium DNA region contains:
- a CDS encoding PDZ domain-containing protein has protein sequence MSLPRSIVAFVAYCAFAFAALGEEFAPCAEKNRLAYARERNLVGVAIDADRLLVPLGLLSPNKLPKAWSLERYDPLSGLAIVRAKHNLIPIVFRKADRVTEHKNLLLMNENEAIAIPVSSVIRQLGATPARVAARSQSASLLTAPCYAVVGVSTLGAIIESDFIERFIASEAPFYWGDLGFRLEDFNVSSVDPFITNNPFKRGDRIKALGGAVYETPEKLARAILFLRPNDETNISIERGGEEITLSAKVSKRLGGFLVADTFLERFGLVFNRDLFVRSVDNNRLSVRAGDRLVSVNGEIVKTSAEARGILTGHSGAVRLLMQRGDFQFFIAIEAQTQ, from the coding sequence ATGTCTTTGCCGCGATCGATTGTTGCTTTTGTCGCCTATTGCGCGTTTGCGTTCGCGGCGCTCGGCGAAGAGTTCGCGCCGTGCGCCGAAAAGAACCGCCTAGCATACGCGCGCGAGCGCAACCTTGTCGGCGTGGCGATCGACGCCGATCGGTTGCTTGTTCCGCTAGGATTGCTTAGCCCGAACAAATTGCCCAAAGCGTGGAGTTTGGAGCGATACGATCCCCTAAGCGGTTTGGCGATTGTCCGCGCGAAACACAATCTTATTCCGATTGTTTTTAGGAAAGCCGATCGCGTAACGGAACATAAAAATCTGCTGTTAATGAACGAAAACGAGGCGATCGCGATTCCCGTTTCGTCCGTAATACGTCAATTAGGGGCTACCCCCGCGCGCGTCGCGGCGCGATCGCAAAGCGCCTCGCTACTTACCGCGCCATGCTACGCGGTGGTGGGCGTATCGACGCTAGGCGCGATTATAGAGAGCGATTTTATAGAACGTTTTATCGCGTCCGAAGCGCCTTTTTATTGGGGCGATCTGGGCTTTAGACTGGAGGATTTTAACGTCTCAAGCGTCGATCCGTTTATCACGAACAACCCTTTTAAGAGGGGCGATCGCATAAAAGCGTTGGGCGGCGCGGTTTATGAAACGCCCGAAAAACTCGCGCGCGCGATTCTGTTTTTGCGTCCAAACGACGAAACCAACATCTCAATCGAACGCGGCGGCGAGGAGATAACTTTGTCGGCAAAAGTTTCTAAACGACTCGGCGGATTTTTGGTCGCCGACACTTTCTTGGAACGTTTCGGCTTGGTTTTCAACCGCGACTTGTTCGTCCGCTCGGTCGATAACAATAGGCTGTCCGTCCGCGCGGGTGATCGCCTTGTCTCCGTTAACGGCGAGATCGTAAAAACCTCCGCCGAAGCGCGCGGCATTTTAACGGGTCATAGCGGCGCGGTTCGCCTGCTTATGCAGCGAGGCGACTTTCAATTTTTTATCGCGATTGAAGCGCAAACGCAATGA
- a CDS encoding polyprenyl synthetase family protein translates to MNELLKAFEIYLKANLPKAPSFHPYYEKALGEMLLAGGKRFRAALVLSAATGLDETSAPKAMSVALAVETFHTYSLIHDDLPAMDNADFRRSVPTLHKTYDEVTAILVGDALNTHSFLYLANAPLSSDTKAKLVAILAENGGANGMVLGQALDCSFENKKLNMRETEFIHRAKTGRLIAASLQMGAYVGGADDALAKKLYDFGMDLGLYFQIRDDIIDATQAPAEAGKPTGSDERKNGYVTLLGIDEAQRRAKKEAQKLREAIAAMSPAPLSVALDETLKNYFSP, encoded by the coding sequence ATGAACGAGCTATTAAAAGCGTTTGAAATTTATCTTAAAGCAAATCTGCCAAAGGCGCCTAGCTTTCACCCGTATTACGAAAAGGCGCTCGGCGAAATGTTATTGGCGGGCGGCAAGCGCTTTCGCGCCGCGCTGGTTTTGAGCGCGGCGACGGGACTCGACGAAACGAGCGCGCCTAAAGCGATGAGCGTCGCGCTCGCCGTCGAAACGTTTCATACTTATTCGCTTATCCACGACGATCTGCCCGCGATGGATAACGCCGATTTCAGACGATCCGTTCCAACGTTGCATAAGACCTACGACGAGGTTACGGCGATCTTGGTCGGCGACGCGCTTAATACGCATAGCTTTTTGTATCTGGCGAACGCGCCGCTTTCAAGCGATACAAAAGCGAAACTCGTCGCGATCTTAGCCGAAAACGGCGGCGCGAACGGAATGGTTTTAGGGCAGGCTCTCGATTGTAGTTTTGAAAACAAAAAACTGAATATGCGCGAAACGGAGTTTATCCACCGCGCGAAAACGGGAAGATTGATCGCCGCTAGTTTGCAGATGGGCGCGTATGTAGGCGGCGCGGACGACGCGCTCGCTAAAAAACTCTACGATTTCGGCATGGATTTGGGGCTTTACTTTCAGATTCGCGACGATATTATCGACGCGACGCAAGCGCCGGCGGAGGCGGGCAAACCGACCGGTAGCGACGAGCGTAAAAACGGCTACGTAACGTTGCTTGGGATCGACGAAGCGCAAAGGCGCGCTAAAAAGGAGGCGCAAAAATTGCGCGAGGCGATCGCCGCTATGTCGCCCGCGCCGCTTTCAGTCGCGCTCGACGAAACTCTCAAGAACTATTTTTCGCCTTAA